The Raphanus sativus cultivar WK10039 chromosome 2, ASM80110v3, whole genome shotgun sequence genome includes a region encoding these proteins:
- the LOC108820382 gene encoding uncharacterized protein LOC108820382 yields MSPKTRLAEKKEKAGASEKKKNAAVKRKEAAAKRRAAVKKKREASKRSETTKKKRKRDSGLDGGSSSNPTKRTRNRVRETAGSPPENEGVHSPTPNPTTPRPVSPSQPEKSPTPTHAANEAENPQQPRVTSGSSTKSPSHRVDEQNDEEIGSNNRDPNTPEVAVDNEAPRTVERDMTVEADRPAGFFFNPSDYQKGCKLSSRCRQHDFLTMLNAVDKFDASEKSWFQDHPQFKHIFHMDCTSTRKMMGLWMLLLRTMHTGKGRQAWFGVNGVPVRYSIREHSLISGLYCHSYPENYQKIGNMKFARKYFKVKKTKDGKEKGLQVTEEDVKEKLQKMKFDGSGDRLRMLVLYFLARVLRGRSKANYFIEYFLLQAVEDLEFCTKFPWGRYTFEDCMKEIFHVRDHFRDGIPEEAQWPFPGFINPLEILAFECIPVLREKFREPVPNCLDGCPRMCKWRFKRTGTTGFPLDMIYRTLGETKEIISILEPVGYELEDPRATRGSRRRGRRRGVEAGGEPGGEAGGEPGGEAGRERLRELELKLNKRMDDGFALRDETIRLLTARVKELEEDKIQRENWSFQVETDYVSGGRRREGEMHGDKVGDKEADKEDGEGDKEEGDEEDGDDEADKEEGDEEDGDQGFSFVEVSFYAKLIW; encoded by the exons ATGTCGCCAAAAACTCGTCTCGccgagaagaaagaaaaagcgGGAGcgtcggagaagaagaagaacgccGCCGTGAAAAGAAAGGAAGCGGCAGCGAAAAGGAGAGCCGCCgttaagaaaaagagagaagcgTCGAAGAGGAGTGAAACcacaaagaagaagaggaagcgaGATAGTGGTCTGGACGGTGGGTCCTCGTCGAATCCAACCAAGAGGACTCGGAATCGTGTGAGAGAAACCGCAGGATCTCCACCGGAAAATGAAGGCGTTCATTCCCCCACACCGAACCCCACCACACCACGCCCAGTGTCTCCGAGTCAGCCAGAAAAATCGCCAACACCAACTCATGCAGCGAATGAGGCCGAGAATCCACAACAACCTCGAGTAACCTCAGGCTCTTCCACAAAGAGTCCTTCACATCGTGTAGACGAGCAGAACGATGAGGAGATTGGATCTAACAACAGAGATCCAAACACACCCGAGGTTGCCGTTGATAATGAGGCGCCAAGAACG GTTGAGAGGGATATGACCGTAGAAGCTGACAGACCTGCTGGTTTTTTCTTCAACCCGAGCGACTATCAAAAGGGTTGCAAGCTCTCCTCAAGGTGCCGGCAACACGATTTCCTGACCATGCTGAACGCGGTTGATAAGTTTGATGCCTCAGAGAAGAGTTGGTTTCAGGATCATCCTCAGTTCAAGCATATATTCCACATGGATTGTACCTCAACAAGAAAAATGATGGGATTGTGGATGTTGCTACTTCGTACTATGCATACAGGAAAGGGTAGACAAGCTTGGTTTGGAGTAAACGGTGTTCCAGTTAGATACTCCATCAGGGAGCATAGCCTTATCTCTGGTTTATACTGCCACTCATATCCAGAAAACTATCAGAAGATAGGGAACATGAAGTTTGCGAGAAAGTATTTTAAAGTGAAGAAGACAAAGGATGGGAAGGAAAAGGGTCTGCAAGTGACAGAAGAAGATGTCAAAGAGAAACTTCAGAAGATGAAGTTTGATGGTAGTGGCGATCGTCTGAGGATGTTGGTTCTTTACTTTCTGGCTAGAGTTTTAAGAGGAAGGTCAAAAGCAAATTACTTCATTGAGTATTTCCTTCTTCAAGCAGTAGAAGATCTAGAGTTTTGCACCAAATTTCCATGGGGCCGTTACACATTTGAAGATTGCATGAAAGAGATTTTTCATGTGAGGGATCATTTTCGTGATGGGATCCCAGAGGAGGCACAATGGCCATTTCCTGGGTTTATCAACCCTTTGGAG ATATTAGCATTTGAATGTATCCCTGTCCTTAGAGAAAAATTCAGAGAGCCTGTTCCAAACTGTCTTGATGGTTGTCCAAGAATGTGCAAATGGAGGTTCAAGAGGACCGGCACAACAGGATTTCCACTTGACATGATTTATCGGACGCTAGGAGAGACAAAG GAGATTATCAGTATTTTGGAACCAGTAGGATATGAACTAGAGGACCCGAGAGCAACAAGAGGAAGCAGGAGGCGAGGCAGGAGGAGAG GTGTTGAGGCAGGGGGCGAGCCAGGAGGCGAGGCAGGGGGCGAGCCAGGAGGCGAGGCAGGTCgtgagagattaagagaattaGAGTTGAAGTTGAACAAAAGGATGGATGATGGATTTGCATTGAGAGACGAAACAATTCGTCTTCTGACagcaagagtaaaggagttggaagaagacaagattcagagagaaaATTGGTCATTCCAAGTTGAAACTGATTATGTTTCAGGAGGCAGAAGAAGGGAGGGCGAGATGCATGGTGATAAGGTGGGTGATAAAGAAGCTGATAAGGAGGATGGTGAGGGTGATAAGGAGGAGGGTGATGAGGAGGATGGTGATGATGAGGCTGATAAGGAGGAGGGTGATGAGGAGGATGGTGATCAAGGTTTCTCATTTGTTGAGGTCTCCTTTTACGCCAAACTAATTTGGTGA
- the LOC108820294 gene encoding uncharacterized protein LOC108820294 → MDSNGSVVIYFERGEEQHISTLVMKGRYEEITYSELVDRIAKKMKIDVVGTKLQLSYFPLAMNNKRPCYILDDEDVLGYLMKVDKKNRRSVLHVELKEIVLGNQSNEMFSMNEENLSDAGANDDMAGVGELEIVPHIRIPHIQEDEFEYEKINEEGDEMDDREELPAVTAVEPPVVNSEWDDGIDMSLHQEFATREEVRDLVDKGVHSNCFEVDIMKSNPQVYILKCRGAGCRWYLRAAKLKNSAFFSIRTYRKMHTCSRGDATVMKKKKRGTPGLVASVVHNDYPGKYKTPDPKTLIDLVKNRLGVVVSYSTALRGKNKALSDLRGNPEESFARLPSYLYMLQRMNPDTITRLEVDEKNQFKYMFFALGACIEGFKAMRQVIIMDGTHLKGVYKGVLLIATAQDPDHHHYPLAFAVVDGEKNASWEWFLTILKTLIPDDPRLVFCTDRNQSIIKKVHEVYPLAIHGYCNYHLSNNVSGACSNVNKKGVASKFRQIAGIYNEVEFRKCYNDFRRTYPQAAAYLDDSVHETKWARCKFPGERYNIDTTNTVESINGVLKEPRKYALLPMLDVILAKMTEWFNKYRIESLRVPERQILVPYVHGILHHNYPKAKKLTVTELNTFEGHYNVVGKDGHGYFVDLSNGTCYCRYFDIDRYPCVHALAAIMKRGEMAEHYCSRYYWMEQWTLAYCRTIYPVPHHSTWESSEIPEEIRSKVVFPPYVEKKKGRLQVTRFPSAGEYRRKRKKKYPPLIGENEESGSDDSGSGSDSSGSSDSSGSEANGNEGGDNENDE, encoded by the coding sequence ATGGATAGTAATGGGTCTGTGGTGATATATTTTGAACGTGGTGAAGAGCAACATATTTCTACACTAGTGATGAAAGGAAGATATGAGGAGATTACTTATTCTGAGTTGGTTGATAGAATAGCCAAGAAAATGAAGATCGATGTAGTTGGGACGAAGCTTCAATTGAGTTACTTTCCGCTGGCAATGAATAATAAGAGGCCTTGCTATATcttggatgatgaagatgtttTAGGATATTTAATGAAGGTAGATAAGAAAAACCGACGTAGTGTCTTGCATGTGGAGCTTAAGGAAATTGTCTTAGGAAATCAGAGTAACGAGATGTTTTCTATGAATGAGGAAAATCTGAGTGATGCCGGAGCTAATGATGACATGGCTGGAGTTGGAGAGTTGGAAATTGTTCCTCATATTCGGATCCCTCATATTCAGGAGGATGAGTTTGAGTATGAGAAAATCAATGAAGAGGGTGATGAAATGGATGATAGGGAGGAGTTGCCGGCTGTTACAGCAGTTGAACCTCCTGTTGTCAATTCAGAGTGGGATGATGGCATTGATATGAGTTTGCATCAAGAATTTGCGACTAGAGAAGAAGTGAGGGATTTAGTGGACAAAGGTGTGCATTCTAATTGTTTTGAGGTTGATATAATGAAGTCGAATCCTCAGGTTTACATATTGAAATGTCGTGGGGCTGGATGCAGATGGTATTTACGAGCTGCAAAGCTGAAGAACTCTGCTTTTTTCTCTATCAGAACTTATAGAAAGATGCATACGTGCTCGCGTGGAGATGCAActgtcatgaagaagaagaaaagaggtACACCAGGCTTGGTCGCATCAGTGGTGCACAATGATTATCCCGGAAAATACAAGACTCCGGATCCAAAGACTCTCATAGATTTGGTGAAGAATAGACTGGGTGTTGTTGTTTCATATTCTACGGCTTTGAGAGGGAAAAATAAAGCTTTGAGTGATTTGCGTGGTAATCCGGAGGAGAGTTTTGCTAGGCTGCCATCTTACTTGTACATGTTACAAAGGATGAATCCTGATACCATTACACGATTAGAAGTGGATGAGAAGAACCAGTTTAAGTATATGTTCTTTGCGCTCGGAGCTTGCATCGAAGGGTTCAAAGCGATGAGGCAAGTGATAATaatggatggaactcacctgaAGGGTGTGTACAAAGGAGTGCTTCTCATTGCCACTGCTCAGGATCcagatcatcatcattatccCCTCGCTTTTGCAGTAGTAGATGGTGAGAAAAATGCGAGCTGGGAGTGGTTTTTAACCATATTAAAAACTTTGATACCAGATGATCCTCGGCTTGTGTTTTGTACTGATAGAAACCAGAGCATCATCAAGAAAGTACACGAGGTGTACCCGTTGGCGATCCATGGATATTGCAATTATCACTTGTCTAATAATGTCAGCGGAGCATGCAGCAATGTTAACAAGAAAGGAGTTGCCAGTAAATTTCGCCAAATTGCTGGTATATACAACGAGGTGGAGTTCCGAAAATGCTACAATGATTTCAGGAGAACGTATCCTCAAGCGGCCGCATATCTTGATGACAGTGTTCATGAGACTAAATGGGCAAGATGTAAATTTCCGGGAGAAAGGTACAACATAGACACAACCAACACTGTTGAATCTATCAATGGTGTtttgaaggaaccaaggaaATATGCACTGTTGCCAATGCTTGATGTGATCCTGGCAAAGATGACAGAATGGTTTAACAAATACCGTATAGAATCTTTACGCGTACCAGAGAGGCAGATACTAGTCCCGTATGTGCATGGGATATTGCATCACAATTATCCTAAGGCAAAAAAGCTCACGGTGACCGAGCTAAATACATTTGAAGGTCACTACAATGTGGTTGGCAAAGATGGTCATGGTTATTTTGTTGATTTGAGCAACGGAACATGCTATTGTAGGTATTTTGATATTGATCGGTATCCTTGTGTGCATGCACTTGCTGCCATCATGAAGCGTGGAGAAATGGCTGAACATTATTGTTCTAGATATTACTGGATGGAGCAGTGGACTTTGGCATATTGCAGGACAATATATCCAGTGCCTCATCATTCAACATGGGAAAGTTCTGAAATTCCTGAGGAAATCCGATCTAAGGTTGTCTTCCCTCCGTATgtggaaaaaaagaaaggaagactACAAGTTACTAGATTCCCATCTGCAGGAGAATACCGtaggaagagaaagaagaagtaTCCACCATTGATTGGTGAAAACGAAGAAAGTGGCAGTGATGACAGTGGCAGTGGCAGTGACAGCAGTGGCAGCAGTGACAGCAGTGGCAGCGAGGCAAATGGGAACGAGGGAGGTGACAACGAAAATGATGAGTGA
- the LOC108842710 gene encoding uncharacterized protein LOC108842710 isoform X1: MMRYQRVSPDVLPLTNGAKKPYLRPSPSRSTHEDTTTTITPNSIAGKGFNGGSFTSLDGGGVRIRSSQQTDPTPTTKRGGDVLLQWGQRKRSRVSRAEIRSSTNTTAAAAADDSSSSSGHGKIQSNKLLRRSANPSMPPPPPPPPHPVSSNRSSNHRNGFVGGKEIFLSRNQEDRSANGSPSRNINNGRTVSRSGGSKRSPPSPDQIEKRSSVRDHHHQNQRQNGLDHNHNQQHQRVSRSESMAHAHPELETNNSGEREKAAHVEVTEWPRIYIALSRKEKEEDFLVMKGTKLPHRPRKRAKNIDKSLQYCFPGLWLSDLPKNRYDVREKKNVKKQQQKRRGLKGMEDLDTDSE, encoded by the exons ATGATGag GTATCAGAGAGTAAGCCCAGATGTTCTTCCCCTCACAAACGGAGCAAAGAAGCCTTACTTAAGACCTTCACCTTCAAGATCAACCCACGAagacaccaccaccaccattacACCCAACTCCATCGCCGGCAAAGGATTCAACGGCGGATCATTCACATCGCTAGACGGAGGAGGAGTGCGAATCAGATCCTCCCAGCAAACAGATCCCACCCCTACTACCAAGCGCGGCGGAGATGTGCTGTTACAGTGGGGACAGCGGAAGCGATCGAGAGTCTCTAGAGCCGAGATCCGATCCTCCACCAACACCACCGCCGCCGCGGCTGCCGATGactcttcgtcttcttcgggACATGGGAAGATTCAGTCGAACAAGCTTTTAAGAAGATCTGCAAATCCGTCtatgcctcctcctccaccacctcctcctcatCCGGTTTCCTCTAACCGGAGTTCGAACCATAGAAACGGTTTCGTCGGCGGCAAGGAAATCTTCCTTTCCAG GAATCAAGAAGATCGATCAGCCAACGGATCACCATCAAGGAACATCAATAACGGCCGTACGGTGTCCAGATCGGGAGGCTCAAAGCGATCTCCACCGTCTCCTGACCAAATCGAGAAGAGATCAAGCGTcagagatcatcatcatcagaaccAGAGACAAAACGGGTTGGATCACAACCATAATCAACAGCATCAACGAGTGAGCAGATCAGAATCAATGGCTCACGCTCATCCAGAGCTGGAGACAAACAacagtggagagagagagaaagcagCGCATGTGGAAGTAACAGAGTGGCCAAGGATCTACATTGCCTTGTCTAggaaagagaaggaagaagatttCTTGGTTATGAAAGGCACAAAGCTTCCTCATCGACCCAGGAAACGAGCTAAGAACATTGATAAATCCCTCCag TATTGTTTTCCAGGGCTGTGGTTATCTGATCTACCCAAGAACCGTTATGATGTTAGGGAGAAGAAAAATGTGAAGAAG cagcagcagaaacGGAGAGGGTTGAAAGGTATGGAGGATTTGGACACCGACTCCGAGTAA
- the LOC108842709 gene encoding membrane-bound transcription factor site-2 protease homolog isoform X2 — translation MCLFQLSLLFWFMNLVMLLQLLAIFPGGLVAFDHDLLQSLPSFNALRVYCAGIWHNAVFCALCAFGLFLLPVMLSPFYKHGESLVVVDVPSKSPLFGYLSPGDAIVSLDGIRVYKPSEWLELAAILDKQNTETSNASFGGSRRFHHGKGYCVPVSLIEEGFKGKMVENRYVCPGDLTPFSTLPCSGVAALKEVSVCLDAKDIVKLNKCGDGWVTTSEPDDHSGCVCPQGEMCLQAMQSPGVSWTEITYIRTSSQDCSRLDLDFNASSCVGTFVFIGDLIAMSRSVQLTAYQPRWLFNYFFKSLPDVIERSLTCTFHVSLALVLLNSLPVYYLDGESILESSLQYFTWLSPRKKKKALQICLFGGSLLSLLAFFRIFFVGLPLSE, via the exons ATGTGTTTGTTTCAACTGTCGTTACTGTTTTGGTTCATGAACTTGGTCATGCTCTTGCAGCTGCTAG CGATTTTTCCGGGAGGTCTTGTAGCTTTCGACCATGATCTCTTGCAGTCACTTCCCAGCTTTAACGCTCTTCGTGTTTACTGTGCTGGTATCTGGCATAACGCTGTG TTCTGTGCACTCTGCGCGTTCGGTTTGTTTCTCTTGCCTGTGATGCTGTCTCCCTTCTACAAGCACGGTGAAAGCCTCGTG gttgtGGATGTGCCTTCTAAGTCTCCGTTGTTTGGTTACTTGTCTCCTGGAGATGCTATCGTGTCCTTGGATGGGATTCGGGTTTATAAACCTAGCGAGTGGCTTGAACTGGCAGCGATTTTGGATAAGCAGAACACTGAGACGTCGAATGCTTCGTTTGGAGGCTCAAGGAGGTTTCATCACGGGAAGGGTTACTGTGTCCCTGTCTCTCTGATTGAAGAAGGGTTCAAGGGGAAGATGGTTGAGAACAGATATGTTTGTCCTGGGGATCTCACTCCATTTTCAACTCTGCCATGCTCGGGTGTAGCTGCTTTAAAAGAGGTTTCTGTTTGTTTGGATGCTAAGGATATCGTCAAGCTTAACAAATGCGGTGATGGATGGGTGACAACATCAGAGCCTGATGATCATAGTGGCTGTGTGTGTCCACAG GGGGAGATGTGTTTACAAGCAATGCAATCTCCAGGCGTGTCGTGGACAGAGATCACTTATATAAGAACCTCATCACAGGATTGTTCCAGACTTGATCTGGATTTCAATGCCTCGAGTTGTGTCGGGACGTTTGTATTTATCGGTGATCTGATCGCCATGTCTCGTTCAGTTCAGCTAACCGCGTACCAACCTCGTTGGCTATTTAACTACTTCTTCAAATCCTTACCGGATGTCATAGAAAGGAGCTTGACCTGCACGTTTCACGTCTCTCTCGCACTAGTTCTTCTCAACAGCTTACCT GTGTATTACCTTGATGGTGAATCCATTTTGGAGTCCAGTCTACAATATTTCACATGGTTAAGcccgaggaagaagaagaaagctctTCAAATATGTCTTTTTGGAGGGagtctcctctctctcctcgcCTTCTTCAGAATCTTCTTCGTCGGTTTACCTCTGAGTGAATAG
- the LOC108827070 gene encoding transcription initiation factor TFIID subunit 11, with translation MKHSKDPFEAAIEEEEEQDESPPESPGGGGDEEGRIEIDQAPEESERDVGGGVRRQNKKSKTSSSVVVVAEGKNKDEDEEEEEENMETELTKYPTTADPAKMAKMQVILSQFTEDQMSRYESFRRSAFQKGNMRKLLQGVTGSQKISMPVIIVNCGIAKMFVGELVETARVVMGERNDSGPIRPCHIRESYRRLKLEGKVPKRSVPRLFR, from the exons ATGAAGCATTCGAAGGATCCGTTTGAAGCAGCgatagaggaggaggaggagcaagaCGAATCACCGCCGGAATCACCCGGAGGCGGAGGCGATGAGGAGGGACGGATTGAAATCGACCAGGCTCCGGAGGAGAGTGAGAGAGACGTGGGTGGTGGTGTTCGCCGTCAGAACAAGAAATCTAAAACCTCCTCCtccgttgttgttgttgctgaagGGAAGAacaaagatgaagatgaagaagaagaggaagagaacatGGAAACTGAGCTAACCAAGTATCCAACTACTGCTGATCCAGCTAAGATGGCCAAGATGCA GGTCATTTTGTCGCAGTTCACTGAGGATCAAATGAGCAGATATGAATCTTTTAGGAGATCTGCTTTTCAAAAAGGAAACATGAGGAAG TTATTGCAGGGAGTGACAGGGAGTCAGAAGATCAGTATGCCAGTTATAATTGTGAACTGTGGTATCGCAAAGATGTTTGTTGGTGAACTAGTTGAAACAG CTAGAGTTGTAATGGGGGAAAGGAACGACTCAGGACCTATCAGACCTTGCCATATCAGAGAGTCTTATAGGAGACTTAAGCTCGAAGGCAAAGTACCTAAAAGATCTGTTCCACGTCTTTTCCGCTAA
- the LOC108842709 gene encoding membrane-bound transcription factor site-2 protease homolog isoform X1 yields MEITGRRMRRFGRNRENDDGSVLPTRDGGGNGNAENEASCCYCDLKITMLNEPISRLGRRFSGAMKIWFSIGLGFGVASLLLVTLFLLLQFHPKPLSNRLASSVFGFSPSTRVSLSGFVYVFVSTVVTVLVHELGHALAAASEGIQMEYIAVFIAAIFPGGLVAFDHDLLQSLPSFNALRVYCAGIWHNAVFCALCAFGLFLLPVMLSPFYKHGESLVVVDVPSKSPLFGYLSPGDAIVSLDGIRVYKPSEWLELAAILDKQNTETSNASFGGSRRFHHGKGYCVPVSLIEEGFKGKMVENRYVCPGDLTPFSTLPCSGVAALKEVSVCLDAKDIVKLNKCGDGWVTTSEPDDHSGCVCPQGEMCLQAMQSPGVSWTEITYIRTSSQDCSRLDLDFNASSCVGTFVFIGDLIAMSRSVQLTAYQPRWLFNYFFKSLPDVIERSLTCTFHVSLALVLLNSLPVYYLDGESILESSLQYFTWLSPRKKKKALQICLFGGSLLSLLAFFRIFFVGLPLSE; encoded by the exons ATGGAAATCACCGGACGGCGAATGAGAAGATTCGGAAGAAACCGCGAAAACGACGACGGTTCCGTCCTCCCCACGCGAGACGGAGGCGGCAACGGCAACGCTGAAAACGAAGCCTCGTGCTGCTACTGCGATCTCAAAATCACGATGCTCAACGAACCAATCTCCCGCCTCGGGAGACGATTCTCCGGCGCGATGAAGATCTGGTTCTCGATCGGACTCGGATTCGGCGTCGCCTCTCTCCTCCTCGTCACCCTcttccttctccttcagttccACCCTAAACCCCTCTCCAACCGCCTCGCTTCCTCCGTCTTCGGTTTCTCTCCTTCCACC cGTGTGTCACTTTCGGGCTTCGTCTATGTGTTTGTTTCAACTGTCGTTACTGTTTTGGTTCATGAACTTGGTCATGCTCTTGCAGCTGCTAG TGAAGGGATACAGATGGAGTACATTGCTGTTTTCATCGCAGCGATTTTTCCGGGAGGTCTTGTAGCTTTCGACCATGATCTCTTGCAGTCACTTCCCAGCTTTAACGCTCTTCGTGTTTACTGTGCTGGTATCTGGCATAACGCTGTG TTCTGTGCACTCTGCGCGTTCGGTTTGTTTCTCTTGCCTGTGATGCTGTCTCCCTTCTACAAGCACGGTGAAAGCCTCGTG gttgtGGATGTGCCTTCTAAGTCTCCGTTGTTTGGTTACTTGTCTCCTGGAGATGCTATCGTGTCCTTGGATGGGATTCGGGTTTATAAACCTAGCGAGTGGCTTGAACTGGCAGCGATTTTGGATAAGCAGAACACTGAGACGTCGAATGCTTCGTTTGGAGGCTCAAGGAGGTTTCATCACGGGAAGGGTTACTGTGTCCCTGTCTCTCTGATTGAAGAAGGGTTCAAGGGGAAGATGGTTGAGAACAGATATGTTTGTCCTGGGGATCTCACTCCATTTTCAACTCTGCCATGCTCGGGTGTAGCTGCTTTAAAAGAGGTTTCTGTTTGTTTGGATGCTAAGGATATCGTCAAGCTTAACAAATGCGGTGATGGATGGGTGACAACATCAGAGCCTGATGATCATAGTGGCTGTGTGTGTCCACAG GGGGAGATGTGTTTACAAGCAATGCAATCTCCAGGCGTGTCGTGGACAGAGATCACTTATATAAGAACCTCATCACAGGATTGTTCCAGACTTGATCTGGATTTCAATGCCTCGAGTTGTGTCGGGACGTTTGTATTTATCGGTGATCTGATCGCCATGTCTCGTTCAGTTCAGCTAACCGCGTACCAACCTCGTTGGCTATTTAACTACTTCTTCAAATCCTTACCGGATGTCATAGAAAGGAGCTTGACCTGCACGTTTCACGTCTCTCTCGCACTAGTTCTTCTCAACAGCTTACCT GTGTATTACCTTGATGGTGAATCCATTTTGGAGTCCAGTCTACAATATTTCACATGGTTAAGcccgaggaagaagaagaaagctctTCAAATATGTCTTTTTGGAGGGagtctcctctctctcctcgcCTTCTTCAGAATCTTCTTCGTCGGTTTACCTCTGAGTGAATAG
- the LOC108842710 gene encoding uncharacterized protein LOC108842710 isoform X2 gives MMRYQRVSPDVLPLTNGAKKPYLRPSPSRSTHEDTTTTITPNSIAGKGFNGGSFTSLDGGGVRIRSSQQTDPTPTTKRGGDVLLQWGQRKRSRVSRAEIRSSTNTTAAAAADDSSSSSGHGKIQSNKLLRRSANPSMPPPPPPPPHPVSSNRSSNHRNGFVGGKEIFLSRNQEDRSANGSPSRNINNGRTVSRSGGSKRSPPSPDQIEKRSSVRDHHHQNQRQNGLDHNHNQQHQRVSRSESMAHAHPELETNNSGEREKAAHVEVTEWPRIYIALSRKEKEEDFLVMKGTKLPHRPRKRAKNIDKSLQYCFPGLWLSDLPKNRYDVREKKNVKKQQKRRGLKGMEDLDTDSE, from the exons ATGATGag GTATCAGAGAGTAAGCCCAGATGTTCTTCCCCTCACAAACGGAGCAAAGAAGCCTTACTTAAGACCTTCACCTTCAAGATCAACCCACGAagacaccaccaccaccattacACCCAACTCCATCGCCGGCAAAGGATTCAACGGCGGATCATTCACATCGCTAGACGGAGGAGGAGTGCGAATCAGATCCTCCCAGCAAACAGATCCCACCCCTACTACCAAGCGCGGCGGAGATGTGCTGTTACAGTGGGGACAGCGGAAGCGATCGAGAGTCTCTAGAGCCGAGATCCGATCCTCCACCAACACCACCGCCGCCGCGGCTGCCGATGactcttcgtcttcttcgggACATGGGAAGATTCAGTCGAACAAGCTTTTAAGAAGATCTGCAAATCCGTCtatgcctcctcctccaccacctcctcctcatCCGGTTTCCTCTAACCGGAGTTCGAACCATAGAAACGGTTTCGTCGGCGGCAAGGAAATCTTCCTTTCCAG GAATCAAGAAGATCGATCAGCCAACGGATCACCATCAAGGAACATCAATAACGGCCGTACGGTGTCCAGATCGGGAGGCTCAAAGCGATCTCCACCGTCTCCTGACCAAATCGAGAAGAGATCAAGCGTcagagatcatcatcatcagaaccAGAGACAAAACGGGTTGGATCACAACCATAATCAACAGCATCAACGAGTGAGCAGATCAGAATCAATGGCTCACGCTCATCCAGAGCTGGAGACAAACAacagtggagagagagagaaagcagCGCATGTGGAAGTAACAGAGTGGCCAAGGATCTACATTGCCTTGTCTAggaaagagaaggaagaagatttCTTGGTTATGAAAGGCACAAAGCTTCCTCATCGACCCAGGAAACGAGCTAAGAACATTGATAAATCCCTCCag TATTGTTTTCCAGGGCTGTGGTTATCTGATCTACCCAAGAACCGTTATGATGTTAGGGAGAAGAAAAATGTGAAGAAG cagcagaaacGGAGAGGGTTGAAAGGTATGGAGGATTTGGACACCGACTCCGAGTAA